One part of the Candidatus Bathyarchaeota archaeon genome encodes these proteins:
- a CDS encoding homoserine O-acetyltransferase, translating to MSTPPPQTFVFEELPLESGEKLGPVSLAYETFGSLNGDKSNAVLVCHALSGDSHVAGEGGWWSNLVGPGKAVDTERYFVVCSNVLGGCRGSTGPSSVNPKTGKPYGIDFPLITIGDIVNAQCHLIDYLGIDKLLAVVGGSMGGMQVLQWVVAYPNRIRSAIPIATTLKHTPQQIAFNEVGRQAIMADPDWHSGNYYGKAIPAKGLAIARMIGHITYMSDVSMTEKFGRKFRSDRAPFKFGADFEVEGYLHNRGDTFVRRFDANSYLYITKAIDYFNILNGHSLSSIFGGLSAKVLVIAFKSDWLYPTYQSQEIVKACKLSGVDASYCEVNSTYGHDAFLLETEQEGRLISGFLKGVFNGNGKGVGANGK from the coding sequence TTGAGCACCCCCCCACCTCAAACATTTGTCTTCGAGGAGTTGCCGCTGGAGTCAGGCGAGAAACTAGGTCCAGTTAGCCTTGCCTACGAAACCTTCGGCAGCCTCAACGGAGACAAATCCAACGCGGTTCTGGTTTGCCATGCGCTCAGCGGGGACTCGCATGTAGCAGGCGAGGGAGGCTGGTGGAGTAACCTTGTGGGTCCGGGCAAAGCCGTAGATACGGAGCGGTACTTTGTGGTCTGCAGCAACGTGCTGGGGGGCTGCCGAGGCTCCACAGGTCCCTCTTCAGTTAACCCCAAAACAGGTAAACCATACGGCATCGATTTCCCCCTCATCACCATCGGCGACATCGTAAACGCCCAATGCCACCTCATAGACTACTTAGGCATCGACAAGCTACTGGCGGTTGTAGGCGGCTCCATGGGCGGCATGCAAGTCCTCCAATGGGTGGTTGCCTACCCCAATCGCATCCGCTCAGCCATCCCCATCGCAACCACACTCAAGCACACCCCCCAACAGATCGCATTCAACGAGGTTGGACGCCAAGCAATCATGGCTGACCCCGACTGGCACAGCGGCAACTACTACGGCAAAGCCATCCCTGCCAAGGGGCTAGCAATCGCACGCATGATTGGGCACATCACCTACATGAGTGACGTTTCGATGACTGAGAAGTTTGGGCGCAAATTTCGTTCCGATAGGGCGCCGTTCAAGTTTGGCGCAGACTTCGAAGTCGAAGGCTATCTGCATAATAGAGGCGACACCTTTGTGCGGCGATTTGACGCTAACAGTTACCTCTACATCACCAAAGCTATCGACTACTTCAACATCCTCAACGGACACAGCCTCAGCAGCATATTTGGGGGCTTAAGCGCCAAAGTGCTAGTCATCGCCTTCAAATCCGACTGGCTTTACCCAACCTACCAGTCGCAGGAAATCGTTAAAGCCTGCAAACTCTCAGGTGTGGATGCCAGCTACTGTGAAGTCAACAGTACCTATGGGCACGATGCGTTTCTGCTGGAGACCGAGCAGGAGGGGCGGCTAATCAGCGGCTTCCTCAAAGGCGTATTCAATGGCAACGGAAAGGGAGTTGGTGCCAACGGCAAGTAA
- the metW gene encoding methionine biosynthesis protein MetW: MATERELVPTASKIEFEVIAKWVGQGASVLDLGCGDGELLAYLTRENHVRAQGIELDEQATHRCVAEGLSVYQQDIDTGLSEYADNTFDYVILNQTLQQVKKPDFALAEALRVGKKAVVGIPNFAYYKARASILLRGRVPVTAALPYQWYDSPNLHFLSLADFEGFCQKRGIRIQRSFFASGNHAVRFVPNLFAEFGYFLLCKP; encoded by the coding sequence ATGGCAACGGAAAGGGAGTTGGTGCCAACGGCAAGTAAAATCGAATTTGAGGTCATCGCCAAGTGGGTTGGGCAGGGCGCTTCGGTGCTGGATTTAGGCTGCGGCGACGGGGAACTCTTGGCGTATCTAACCCGTGAAAATCATGTTCGAGCGCAGGGCATAGAACTCGACGAGCAAGCCACTCACCGCTGCGTCGCAGAGGGCCTAAGCGTCTACCAGCAGGACATAGACACGGGGCTCTCCGAATACGCCGACAACACCTTCGACTACGTCATCTTAAACCAGACGCTCCAGCAAGTCAAAAAACCCGACTTCGCCTTAGCGGAGGCGCTGCGGGTAGGCAAAAAAGCAGTGGTGGGCATCCCCAACTTCGCCTACTACAAAGCCCGCGCCTCCATCCTTCTCCGGGGCAGGGTGCCGGTGACGGCGGCTTTGCCCTACCAGTGGTATGACAGCCCCAACCTGCATTTTCTGAGCCTAGCGGACTTTGAGGGTTTCTGCCAGAAAAGGGGCATACGGATCCAACGCAGCTTCTTTGCATCGGGTAACCATGCGGTGCGTTTTGTGCCCAACTTGTTTGCGGAGTTCGGCTATTTTCTGCTCTGTAAGCCTTAG